GCCTGTGCCCGCCAAGGAATGCCTGTCACCCAGGGCACCCtcggtgtgtgtgggggaggtcTCTCCAGGAACCGGAAGGCCTTTTAAAAGGCCTTGGTCTCTTCCTGCCCACCTGTACCATTGTTGGGGTGGGGGTTAGGGGGCCCTGGCCCATCACCCACCTTAGCTCTTCGGTTCCCTTGTCTGGCCAGTGGGAGGACTGGCAAGGTCCACCAGCTCGCCATGGGCACCTGGCATGGCCGTGGCCTTTTCTGCCTGTCCCCGGGTCTCCCAGTCTCTGGGGCCACGCGGACACTGCAGCGGCACTTGGGGGGCAGAGCCTGGGAAGCTGTTCCTTTCAGCCGACTTTTTCCTGGTTCTTTGTCTGCACCCGGTGGCACCTGCCCCCAGCCCATGGCTTCTGTCCTAGTGCCCAGGGTCACATCCTGCCTCGCTCATCCTCTAAGTTTTCAGAGCAATACAGAGTCCCCCAGGTTGCCAGTTCCTCCTCCATCTGGGCTCTGCCGCGGGCCACTTagcagctgctctgctcctggcTAACCCGGAGGGAGGCCTGCGCCGGGAGGCTGGTGGGGTTGACCTTGGCTCTGCGAGGTCGGCTCAAGGTGGGTCTGACGTTGAGCAGGCCTGTCAGGGCATCGTTACTCACAGCAGGAGCACGCAGCAGGGCGGCCGCCGGCCTCTCTCCCCTGCCAGGCAGCGGCCCAGGACCCCGTGTGccaacccccaaccccccacaGGATCCGCACTTTGTACCCTGATGCGTAGTAAAGTTTCCATGCTGCTCGACTCCGCCTTCCTTTCTTACACTTCCCCatgttcctgtgttcctgtgctgCGGCGGCAGCTGGgctggtgggggtaggggtgggggtgggggggcaggaggaCCGAGGTGGGAGAAGACTGTTCCGGGAATTCCCATCTCCAGCGCCGGAGCCTTGACCCTGTGGGCACACCCTGCTGCAGGCCTCTTCCAGAGGGCACCTTCTGGATGAGGAAGGGACTGGCCCGGGAGTGGCAGTGGAGACCAAGATGGCAGGAGCTGCCCGGTGCCTGGGGCGGGGGGGCCGGGCCTGGGTGGCAGTCTGGGCACCGAGCTCTGGGCAGGGCACAGGGCCAGGTAGTGTTCACGTAGAGAAAGCAGGGTGGGCAGGACCCTGGGGCCTGTCCCGGCCTGGGGCTCACCATGGGCAGCTCTGCTGTGACACCCAGCCTGTGGCTCACCAGTGTGCTGTTTTTTTTGATGTTACATGATTTATTTAGCTCACAGTAACGCAGCCCAGCGTGTTTGACGGCTGGCTAACAGGCTGTGCCCCGTGCCTGGCTCGGACAGTGTAGAGATAGCCCAAGGGGAGCTGCAAATCTGTCCCCAAGTGACCCCAATCAAGAGCAGGACCCAGAGTCGTCCTGGGAGGGCCCAAGCCGGCCCCTGCGGGTCAGCAGGCCTCGAGTCCCTGGGGGCCATGCTCTCTGGTTGGTCTGCACAGGCCAGGAGGCAAGAGCCAGGCCTGGTGACaagcccctggggggggggggagggggctggcctgGCCCCGACCCCGTATCAGATAGctgagcaggggaggggggctgTCACTTGGCTCATCCCAGGTGTCCTGGGCCCAGACAAGCGGCTCATTGTGGGCAGTGGCCGCGGCATGGAGCAGGGGAGCTGCCTCGCCGGGCGTCCCGAGCCTGGGCCGGCTGGGGTGAGTGCCCCGGCACCCCAGTGCTCTCACCTGGGCCCAGCCACACACCCCCAGGCGGGCACGGGGTCTGGGCTACGGGTCCCGCTGAGCCCCCCGTGTTCCCAGGAGAAGACCAAGGCCAGCTGTGGGGGCTGGAGAACCCcagggctgctgctgctgttgctgttaGCGGCCGCTGCTGGGGCTGTGGCCGGGGGACTGCTTGGCTCTGCCCACGGGCCCCCTGAGGTGAGACCCCCCTCAGGTCCTGGACAGGCACGGGCAGGGGCAAGGGGGAGGGAGGCCAGCACCCCTGGGCCTGCAGGAGGGCCAGGGCTTGGAGTGACCGTACTGGCCTGGGGACACGGCAGGACACCCGGGGGTAGGAGGGGCAGTAGACCAGGCCTGGAGGTGCTGGGGGCGGCCCCAGCGGCCAGACTCGGCTCTAACCCTTCCTCCCCGCCAGGCACTGCTGCAGATGCTGCACCTGACCCCCCCAAACCCACGGGGGTCCCAGGCCAACCAAAGCGCCCTTGTGGACGTGGCCCAGAACCTGGTGACCATCGTGGTGACGCCGCCCCAGGGCAACCGCAGCTGGGTGGTGCTGCTGGACGGGCGGAGTGTGAGTGGCTGGGGGGCCTGCCTGCGCCTGGGGGCCCTGGCGCCCGGGGGCCCAGCCTCACGCGCCGCCTTCCCAGGGCTGCGTCTGCTACCGCCCCGCGGGCCACGGAGCCTGTTTCCTCCGCCCCATGGAGCCGGGAGATCGGGAGACCCTGCGGATGCTGGTGGACGCGTCGCAGGTGAGCGGCCCCCGCTGGGCGGGGCGCAGAGGCCAGGGGCCAGACAAAGGGGCCTCTGTAAGCCCAGGCCAGGCCCAGCTGGGGCTCCAGTTTCAGGGGAACAGAAAGCCCTGCCTCCCCTTGGTGGGGGCTGCTGACAGGAGCTGGGGGCCGGCCAGCCCTGCAGGGGGGGCTGGGACCGGCATTGCGTGGGGACCTCTGGGTGCCTGGGCCTCGCGCAGCCAGGAGCCTCCTGTGCAGGCCCAGGGGCCGCATGGCCCCAGCCGGGACCCCCGCCACGCCCAGGAGCTGCTGGCCGTGCTGGGGAGGCGTGCGGTGGACCCCTCCCATGTGGGGGCTTCGGTGCGGCACCTTTGCGCACAGACCCCCATCTACTGGGCCCGTCGGGCTGAAGGTGAGTCCACGCAGGACGCGGGGGGGCGCTGGGGGTGCCCCGCACAGCTGTCAGTGGGGTCTCTGGGATTCACAGAAGCCTCTCCACCTAGGGCCCCTGCGGCAGCGGCTCATCTACCTCTGCATCGACATCTGCTTTCCCAGCAACATCTGTGTGTCAGTCTGCTTTTATTATCTCCCAGACTGAAAGCCCGGCCTGGCCTGGCCCCGCCAGCTAGCCAGCTTGTCCCCAGCACCGTGGAAGCCAGCTGGGATGAATAAAACTCTCCACTTGGCCGCGATGGTATTCTCTGTGGCCCTGGGACCCGAGACGACAGCGGGGAGCGGGGTGGGCCACCAGCCTCGGATCCTTGTCGGTGGCTCCTGGCCGGGGGCTCCAGAATTTCTGAGATGCACCCACACCCAGGCCAGCACACAGAGCCGGGCCTGGGCTGGGCCTCCTGAGCCCGGCACATCCAGAGAAGCAACTCTGGGTCGAGAGTGCCCAGGGCAGACTGGCCTGGCAGGTCTCGGCTGGCCGAGGGGTCCAGGGTAGCCCAGAGGTCCACTTGGTCTCGGCTGGCCAAGGCTAGCTCAGTGGGTGCTGTCCAAGCACATCCAGTGGAGCGCAGCTGGAGTCGGCAGTCCCCACTGCAGAAGGCTGCCTGTGACCCCAAGGAGCACAGGCTAGCCCAGCACGCTGTCGTTGAAGGCCAGGCAGACGACGGCCTTCTGGTGGCCTCCGTACTCTCTCTTGATCTCTCCGGTCTCCACGCACCACAGCCGGGCCAGGTTGTCAGAGGatgctggagggagggaggggcggcAGCTCTGGGCACAGCCCCAGCCCAGGGGACCAGGGGCTGGCGCGGGGGGCTGCAGCAGGGGGCTGGGCTCACCAGTGACGATGTACTGGGAGTCCCCTGAGAAGGCGCAGCCCCACATCCAGCCGCGGGACGACTCCCCGGGGTTGCTGCTCTTGATGCTCAGCTCGGTCATCAGCGAGAAGTTGGACGTCCTCCAGATCTTGCAGGTCTGGTCTGCCGAGCACGTGGCCAGGAGGCTGCACGGGGGTGTTAGCCGCCAGACCCGCCGGCCTGCCTGGAGGgtgcccgccccccccaccccgactctgacccagccccctcccccaggttCCCACACGCACGTGGAGTCGGGGCTGAAGCGGCACTGCAGGGCGTAGCGGGTGTGCGCAGGGATCTTGGTCTTGGGGATGAGTTGTGTCACCTCGTCGCCGATGCCCCCTGTCAGGTTCCACACGTAGCAGTTGCCCTGTGGGCAGGAGTGCCGTCACGGGGGGCCCGGGGTCCAAGGGCTGCCATCCCACAGCGAGGGCTGTGTGCACAGGGGTGGGTCCCCCTCTTGCTGGCCTGAAGAGTGTGCTGGAGGCCTGGACCCCACCGAAGGCCACCCCAATGGCCGGAGGGGCGCAGGGAAGCCTTGTGGAGGCTGCTCTTGGCCAGCGGGCCTGGGAGGGGCGGGAGAAGGGCGCCCAGACAGAGGAAGCAGCCCAGGCGAAGGCACGGGGCAAGGCATGCTGGGACATGGGACTTGCTTGGCTAAAGAGAAACCCAAGGAAGAGGACAAGGctggagaggagggcagggccGATAGTGGCACCGGCAGGGTCTGCACACGGAGGCGAGGCCAGCGGGCTGGGCCTGGGAAGGACGTTCTGGTGGCCGTAGGAGACTGGattgggggctgggggaggtCAGAGGGGAGGTCTCAGAGAGGCTCGGGAAGCTGCCGGGAAACCACGAGGAGGAAGAAAGCAGACAGACTTGGATTCTGGCAACGGAACTGCGTGACCTGCGAGGTAGGATGTGGTGGATTGCGAGAGGGTGGCCTCGGAATTGGGGCCCTGGGGAGGAAGCCGGCTCATGGGGGAGGGGAACGCAGGCTGGGGCTGCTCACGGTGCTGTTCACCGCTGCCATGTAGCTGGCGTCGGGGTCGATGTGGGCGGAGGTGATGGAGACCTCAGGCTCGGGGATCAGCTGCTCGTTGTGGTCCGTCTTCAAGTCCCAGATGTGAATGGCACCACTCTGGTCTCCAACAATGAGCTCGGCCTGGGGCGCAGGGGAGGTGAAGCCGGGCGGGACCCCTGTCCCCCACCTCCCTGGGGTGCCTGGCCCCACGAGGCCCCCTCACCTGGTTGGGGTGCAGGCACACACAGTTGATGGGGGCGTTCACCTGGAAGATGCGCTGGCACTGCAGGTTCCGGGACCTGCGGAGTGGGAGGGGTGGCTCGCCTACTGCGGTGGGTGCTGTGGTGCCCCACCCAGGTGCCTGGACACCTCGTTAGGAAACGCACAGGCTAAGGGGACGCTGGCCCTGCACGCTCTCTCCAGAGCTCCATGGGGGCCAGGCTGCGGCCAGACGCGCAGCTTCGGCCCCTCCCTTGCCCTGTtctgctttcctctttcctcacttccctcaATAAACCACCTGCACTCAAAGCCCCGTCTCGGCCTCTGCTCGTCGGGGCCTGGCCCTCACACCCCGCGCCCGCACGCCTCGCCTGAGGTCCCAGATCCTGGCCGTGCAGTCCTCCCCGCCCGTGTACATCCAGCGGCCGTCCTCATGGAAGCCCACGGACGCGATGTTCTTGTTGACACCGTCGTAGCTGATGATGGGGTTGGGGTTATTGGAGTTGAGGTCGTACATGCGGATGTGCTGATAACCTAGGGGGCACAAGACGGGCGTTAGGCCGGGCTCTGCCCAGGGAGACCTGCCACGGGCCAGGGGTCGAGGGTCAGAGGTACCTGCGGCGGCGATCATGCTGCGGTCTGGTGTGATCTCCAGTGCGTTCACCTGCTGGGTGGGCTAAGGAGGATGCCGGGAAAGGGGCCCTCTAGAGGGCGGGCATCACGCCCTGTGCCCGCCTTTGCCCGGGCCGCCCCCCACCCGGAGCCCCTGGCCAGCCGCAGGGCAGGATACGGAGTCCTGGTGCTGCACCGTGCGGGTGCAGATCCCGCTGTGGGCCTGCCAGAACCGCACCGTGTGGTCATAGCCAGCTGTGGCCAAGATGACCGGGTCGCCTCCCACCGTGCCCGGGGAGGTGTTCATGGTGGAGCTGCCGTGGAGACTGTGGCCTGCAGGAGACCGAGTTCTGGACGGCAGTGGACCCAAGTCAGGGCATCTGAAGCAGAGGTGGGCGGCGTTTAGGGCCTGTCGCCTGCTTGCGATGCACACTACAGTCACTCGGAGCTGCGAGATGGCTCCTATCGCTCCCACTTTAGAGATGGGGAAACGGAGGCTCAGCGAAGTTCAGGAACGTGCGTGACAGCCGGCGAGAGGCACCGGGAGGCCGTCGAGGCACGTGCTTCGCTCTCCACCCCACGCACCCGGCGGGGACGCCACCCCACCCGCGGCCGGCAGGGGGCAGTCGTACCCGCAATGCCCGCTCTGCCGCAGGAGCGGGCCGCGCATGCGTGGGCGGTCGGGGCGGAAAGCCGAGCCCTGCGGCTGCGCATGCGCACCAGGCTGGCGGCGGGACGTGATAGGAGGGGGCGCTGTCTGGGGGATCCCCACCCCCACGCTCCCCTGTGGGCCGCCGACCGCCGTGGCCCAGTCCAACCGGGCCGGCTTCCCCTGGCCGCGCTCTCCCGGCCACCCGGCAGCCACTTCCCGGCTCTCGTCCCGCGGCCTCCGTACCGTACCTGCGGCGCCACACTCCGCCGAGGCTCAGGACGGCGAGAGGAGCCGGAGCGAGTCGATCGTGGCCGAGGCCGAGCGTCGAGTTACCGATGGGCTTCAGGGCGAGACCACGAGGCGCGCGGGGGGTGGCTGGGAAGAGACCAAAGAGCTGGGGCGGGGGGTAGGGGCGGCCCCGCCAAGCCCCCGAGAACCCGGAAGGGCCCTCGGCGTCCCGGGAGCCGACCCGGCTGCGCGTTTTCCAGACTCGGGCCTCGGGGCGGGGCTCTGCACAGCGTAGGCTAGGGTTGCTAGGTGAAGTCCAGGACGCcgtgaaatttaaatttcagataaataacgAATACGTCTTTAGCGTAAGTCTGTCCTCAATATTACAGGAGGCAAATTAGTCACTGTTTACGTGAAATTCAAATTAACTGAGCGCCCTGTGCTTTTCCTTGCTAGATCTGGCAGCCCTCCCCAGTCCCGGCCAGAGCGCCAGGGTGCCCATCCCGCCTGCACCTCCGGCCCAGCCCTCCGCACTCGCTGGCCGTGGCTATCCCTCCCTCGCTCCTGCAGGCCTTGAGACCAGCTCCCCCACTGTGTCCTCTCACCACCCTTACCCCCGCAGCTGCAAGCCCCTCCCCCCCGCCACAGAGGAGGCGGATCTGGACCCCCTCCCCGTGCACCCAGGCCCTGGATCCCAGCTCTCCGGGGGTCCGGGAGCCCGCCCTCCAGTAtctgccccacccccctcagccTTTAAACACCATGCAACAGCCTCCACACTTTCCAGCTGCCACTCTCGCCCCCTTCTTCACTGCCTCGCTGGctccccttcctcacctc
Above is a window of Dasypus novemcinctus isolate mDasNov1 chromosome 23, mDasNov1.1.hap2, whole genome shotgun sequence DNA encoding:
- the MLST8 gene encoding target of rapamycin complex subunit LST8 isoform X1 translates to MNTSPGTVGGDPVILATAGYDHTVRFWQAHSGICTRTVQHQDSQVNALEITPDRSMIAAAGYQHIRMYDLNSNNPNPIISYDGVNKNIASVGFHEDGRWMYTGGEDCTARIWDLRSRNLQCQRIFQVNAPINCVCLHPNQAELIVGDQSGAIHIWDLKTDHNEQLIPEPEVSITSAHIDPDASYMAAVNSTGNCYVWNLTGGIGDEVTQLIPKTKIPAHTRYALQCRFSPDSTLLATCSADQTCKIWRTSNFSLMTELSIKSSNPGESSRGWMWGCAFSGDSQYIVTASSDNLARLWCVETGEIKREYGGHQKAVVCLAFNDSVLG
- the BRICD5 gene encoding BRICHOS domain-containing protein 5 isoform X2; this encodes MEQGSCLAGRPEPGPAGVSAPAPQCSHLGPATHPQAGTGSGLRVPLSPPCSQEKTKASCGGWRTPGLLLLLLLAAAAGAVAGGLLGSAHGPPEALLQMLHLTPPNPRGSQANQSALVDVAQNLVTIVVTPPQGNRSWVVLLDGRSGCVCYRPAGHGACFLRPMEPGDRETLRMLVDASQAQGPHGPSRDPRHAQELLAVLGRRAVDPSHVGASVRHLCAQTPIYWARRAEGPLRQRLIYLCIDICFPSNICVSVCFYYLPD
- the BRICD5 gene encoding BRICHOS domain-containing protein 5 isoform X1; amino-acid sequence: MEQGSCLAGRPEPGPAGVSAPAPQCSHLGPATHPQAGTGSGLRVPLSPPCSQEKTKASCGGWRTPGLLLLLLLAAAAGAVAGGLLGSAHGPPEALLQMLHLTPPNPRGSQANQSALVDVAQNLVTIVVTPPQGNRSWVVLLDGRSGCVCYRPAGHGACFLRPMEPGDRETLRMLVDASQVSGPRWAGRRGQGPDKGASVSPGQAQLGLQFQGNRKPCLPLVGAADRSWGPASPAGGAGTGIAWGPLGAWASRSQEPPVQAQGPHGPSRDPRHAQELLAVLGRRAVDPSHVGASVRHLCAQTPIYWARRAEGPLRQRLIYLCIDICFPSNICVSVCFYYLPD
- the MLST8 gene encoding target of rapamycin complex subunit LST8 isoform X2, which translates into the protein MNTSPGTVGGDPVILATAGYDHTVRFWQAHSGICTRTVQHQDSVNALEITPDRSMIAAAGYQHIRMYDLNSNNPNPIISYDGVNKNIASVGFHEDGRWMYTGGEDCTARIWDLRSRNLQCQRIFQVNAPINCVCLHPNQAELIVGDQSGAIHIWDLKTDHNEQLIPEPEVSITSAHIDPDASYMAAVNSTGNCYVWNLTGGIGDEVTQLIPKTKIPAHTRYALQCRFSPDSTLLATCSADQTCKIWRTSNFSLMTELSIKSSNPGESSRGWMWGCAFSGDSQYIVTASSDNLARLWCVETGEIKREYGGHQKAVVCLAFNDSVLG